A stretch of the Solanum dulcamara chromosome 6, daSolDulc1.2, whole genome shotgun sequence genome encodes the following:
- the LOC129892817 gene encoding octanoyltransferase LIP2, mitochondrial-like, with the protein MGRSLEVWKMGTVSYLEALKLQEKLASDRKALRITDTLLSLQHSPTYTVGKRETVQNLLIPDSELKAIGAELHYTQRGGDITFHGPHQAILYPIVSLRDIGLGARKYVEKLELTMIELASIYGVKAQVGRRCETGVWVEDRKIGAIGVRISSGITSHGLAFNMDPDLNYFKHIVPCGIADKDVTSLKKEADVELPAEEVIQEQLIACFVRVFGYSDVILKDKSVL; encoded by the coding sequence ATGGGGCGTAGTCTTGAAGTTTGGAAGATGGGCACCGTCAGTTACCTGGAGGCGCTGAAGCTGCAAGAGAAGTTGGCATCTGATAGAAAAGCCCTTAGAATTACTGATACCCTATTATCTCTACAACATTCACCGACATATACAGTTGGCAAAAGGGAAACAGTTCAGAATCTACTCATTCCTGATTCAGAGCTTAAAGCCATTGGGGCAGAACTTCACTATACACAGAGAGGAGGTGACATTACTTTTCATGGTCCTCACCAAGCGATCTTGTATCCCATTGTTTCATTGAGAGATATTGGTTTGGGGGCTAGAAAGTATGTGGAGAAGCTTGAGCTAACCATGATTGAATTGGCATCTATATATGGTGTGAAAGCGCAGGTTGGACGAAGATGCGAAACTGGGGTTTGGGTTGAGGACAGAAAGATTGGTGCAATTGGAGTTAGAATTTCATCTGGGATCACATCTCATGGATTAGCATTCAACATGGATCCTGATTTAAACTACTTTAAGCATATTGTGCCTTGTGGGATTGCAGATAAAGATGTAACATCTTTGAAGAAAGAGGCAGATGTAGAGCTTCCTGCTGAAGAAGTGATACAGGAGCAGTTGATCGCTTGTTTTGTAAGAGTATTTGGGTACAGCGATGTCATTTTGAAAGATAAGTCAGTGTTATAA